From Carassius auratus strain Wakin chromosome 9, ASM336829v1, whole genome shotgun sequence:
AAAGGTAAATTATTGAAAGTTCCTTTCATGTTCCTTAGAACTTCAATAGAGATCCTAAGAAGTGAGAAATTCCAATAAACAGGTTGCTTCCTGTCCTTTGACTTGCTTTTACAGTTTAAAAGCAAGGTCATGATTATAGGTGAGTATAGACTAAATTTAGATAACTGAGAAAGTCATGTCtaatttcaaatcaaatatttgaaGAAGGTATGAGATGATTGCATAATTATAGGAGGTGATGTTAACATTGAAATGTAGTATTATTAATTACACAGTCTGAGGTCGGTATATGggatttttgtatgttttctgaAAGAGTTCTCTTTTGTTCTTAGACATTTACACTTAACATTTTTAACTACTGTAAATGGCCTGCATCTGTGGATTTGAAAATGATCATACAATATGTATGATTAAATTTCAAGATAAAACTGttgttgattgtttttgtttttagctaaaataatattacaattataatgaATAGTTGCATAATCTTCCTTTGTAAAGAAAAGGTGTATTTTGCTTATATGATCTCTCAGTAGGCACTTTGGTAGTAATTTGGTAGTTTCATATCTTAACAtggtatataatattttttgcttgttatgtttttattacataacAGACAACAGGGTGTGCTACAGAGATTATAATTAATTGATATTGCTagcaatatatattttacatcacTTATTAGGTCCTTTTACTAACTTGTTAATGGTCATTTAGTTGTTATTTAgttatgtttaaaattaattgttgATGGATTgagacacatttaaataatttatgtttaatttaattaacagtTATTTTGGATGATTCAAATGTATTGATGTATCACTTTATAGGATAATTAATTGTTAACCTAACTAAccattgaattaattattaattgttttattttttttccacaggcCATGGCCATGGCTTCTTTCATAGTAGCTTTGGTGCATTTGGCTATATTGCCATCAGTTTTTGGTGGTGCATATTATGGGCACAAACCACATCCTCAACAACATCAACTCTTACCACAGATGCCTCACATGGGCATGGGAAAGGATATGTCACATATGCCATATCCACACTACAGAAAAGACCTACCAATGCACCTAAACAAAGGCAAAGATATCAAAGGTATGAAAGCTTGTGTATCTTAGCACTTATGGTCACACTATATATGCTATAAATAGCACTGTAGTACTGACCCTGCTTTCCCTTACAAAGGTGAGACAATTCCCAGAGGTGAGCAGGGTGTTCAAGGAGAGACTGGACCACAAGGGCCCCCTGGTCCACCTGGGCCCCAAGGACCTCCTGGGCCTCAAGGTATTGGAATACAAGGCCCTCTTGGAAAGCCAGGACCTCCTGGTCCTCCAGGATTTCCTGGAGTTGGTAAGCCAGGAATGCCAGGTATGCCTGGGAAGCCAGGAGGTATTGGGCAGCCTGGACAGCAAGGTGAACAGGGACCCAGAGGTGAAGAGGGACAACCAGGCATGACTGGGCCCCCCGGCCATCCTGGACCCCCCGGCCTGCCAGGAATAGGAAAGCCTGGTGGACAAGGATTTCCAGGACAGCCAGGGGCAAAGGGAGAGCCAGGACATAAAGGTTTTCCTGGTCTCCCAGGGTTACCTGGGCCTAAAGGAGACAGAGGAATTGGACAACCAGGCCCACAAGGACCAAAAGGGCCGATTGGACCACCTGGCACCCCAGGGCAGGCAGGAATACCGGGGGTCGGTAAGCCTGGCCTTCCTGGTGTAGCAGGTCCACCTGGTATGCCAGGAAAACCCGGAGAGTCTGGGGAGCCAGGTCCAGAGGGTCCACCTGGTGGACAAGGCCTACAAGGACCACATGGAGCCCCTGGTATTGGAGTACCAGGAGAAAAAGGATTACCTGGACAGCCAGGTGCCCCTGGCCACAAAGGATTACAAGGACCACCAGGGTTGCCTGGTAAACCTGGATTACCTGGATTTGGCAAACCTGGATACCCTGGCCCAAAAGGTGACAAAGGGATGGGAGGGCTTCCTGGTCCTCAAGGACCAAAAGGAGACAAAGGATACACTGGTCAACCAGGCATGACAGGTCCCCCTGGTCAAACTGGTCCTCCGGGCCCTCCAGGAACAATGGGGACACCAGGAGGAATTGGTTCCCCAGGACTAAAAGGAGAGCGAGGGCCAGAAGGAGCCAAGGGAGATCCTGGACCTATGGGGCAACCTGGTCCTACAGGATTTCCTGGTCAACCAGGCCTCCAAGGTGAAGATGGAGAACCTGGGCCAAGAGGGCAACCTGGACCCATAGGTCCCAAAGGAGAAGGAGGAAGCAGAGGTCTGCCTGGTCCCCCAGGTCCATTGGGCTTACCTGGTTTTAAAGGAGAACCCGGTCAGACTGGCCCTGAAGGACCACAGGGTCCTAAAGGTATACCAGGACTTGCAGGGCCAGGAGGACCAATTGGGCCTCCTGGACCTTCTGGGCCAAAAGGAGAAGCTGGTCCACCTGGTCAAGCTGGTACACCTGGTGAAGGCATTGCTGGAATCCCTGGTCCTGTTGGTCCAGTCGGCCCACCTGGCCCAAATGGATCCCCGGGTCAGCCAGGACTCCCAGGTCCACGGGGGCCTCCTGGACCCCCATGCCCCCCTCCCTCTCCTGACCTGATGGGTGTTCTTCCTGAGATGGGCCCTGCTATAGATGGTATAAAATCTGGTGGGTACATGAAAGGGAAGTATGCTGGTGGGGGTGATATGATGGGTGCCAATGGTCTGGAGATGCCTGCTTTCACCGCCCAATTGACCACACCATTCCCCCCAGTTGGCACACCAATAGTGCTTGACAAAATACTGTATAATGGGCGTCAGAATTACAACCCTCAGACTGGTGTGTTCACCTGTGACCTCCCAGGCATCTACTATTTTGCCTATCATGTGCACTGCAAAGGTGCCAATGTATGGGTTGGGCTCTACAGGAATGGGGAGCCACTTATGTATACATATGATGAGTACAAGAAGGGATACCTGGATCAAGCATCTGGGAGTGCTGTGATTCCATTACAACCAGGAGACACAGTTTATTTACAGTTACCATCTGACCAGGCAGCTGGATTTTATGCAGGACAGTATGTCCACTCCTCCTTCTCTGGCTTTTTGCTGTACCCAATGTAGACCGCAAGAATAAgggaaatatttttaaggattaaGAGGGGAAGAAAGAACTGACATCAAAATGtatgacttttaaaaaaatgtcagtattttCACTGGGAAGAAAGAAGGCTCATAGAAACAGCTCCTTTAAACACAACCAAACAATATCAATCTACAGACTGTATGAGTATGCAATGCTATATTACACAATACTGTGTCTGTAAAGATACAACCTGCACAAAGACTCTCACAGATTGTAGTAAGAATATTCAATTCCACACcacatttaaacagatttttgtattgtatttatgtatttgtttaattgGTGGTATCCAACATGAGTAtacatgctttaaaatgtttagaaaactattttaatgacatttgcATGATAACTAAGGTATTCGCTTTAAATGAGATGAGAAAAGCCATTAagttttttcaaaaatgtcacatatcctgtttctctttctttatcAATGATTTGAAAAATTGTTAAAGGGTTTGCACACTTGTAATATTATAACACAACCTCTATGTGAACTGT
This genomic window contains:
- the LOC113108115 gene encoding collagen alpha-1(VIII) chain-like, with product MAMASFIVALVHLAILPSVFGGAYYGHKPHPQQHQLLPQMPHMGMGKDMSHMPYPHYRKDLPMHLNKGKDIKGETIPRGEQGVQGETGPQGPPGPPGPQGPPGPQGIGIQGPLGKPGPPGPPGFPGVGKPGMPGMPGKPGGIGQPGQQGEQGPRGEEGQPGMTGPPGHPGPPGLPGIGKPGGQGFPGQPGAKGEPGHKGFPGLPGLPGPKGDRGIGQPGPQGPKGPIGPPGTPGQAGIPGVGKPGLPGVAGPPGMPGKPGESGEPGPEGPPGGQGLQGPHGAPGIGVPGEKGLPGQPGAPGHKGLQGPPGLPGKPGLPGFGKPGYPGPKGDKGMGGLPGPQGPKGDKGYTGQPGMTGPPGQTGPPGPPGTMGTPGGIGSPGLKGERGPEGAKGDPGPMGQPGPTGFPGQPGLQGEDGEPGPRGQPGPIGPKGEGGSRGLPGPPGPLGLPGFKGEPGQTGPEGPQGPKGIPGLAGPGGPIGPPGPSGPKGEAGPPGQAGTPGEGIAGIPGPVGPVGPPGPNGSPGQPGLPGPRGPPGPPCPPPSPDLMGVLPEMGPAIDGIKSGGYMKGKYAGGGDMMGANGLEMPAFTAQLTTPFPPVGTPIVLDKILYNGRQNYNPQTGVFTCDLPGIYYFAYHVHCKGANVWVGLYRNGEPLMYTYDEYKKGYLDQASGSAVIPLQPGDTVYLQLPSDQAAGFYAGQYVHSSFSGFLLYPM